One window of the Betaproteobacteria bacterium genome contains the following:
- a CDS encoding S8 family serine peptidase, whose amino-acid sequence MTSLSNLFFRSVRAHGLVPVASGARVSTQEARGLHITASGKALAAMLTATAILFTGAGFNTVHAEGWGRKVGAKIAKDLDAEISSSRSGNSRWARDVNGAKQVQVIIVGDRSDPDMSDLRAKVLQLGGSVHAFFPSLPAITAQVKSSQVRMLSQRDDVLSVSPNRETQRTFSALESITGALTSNVRTYSSKTAYTGLDGSGVGIAILDSGVMSKHDAFDNGLDRVKRNVNMLNGNLANWINGSGATSLQPGSLALNNYEASIAADMVYTQDGYGHGTHVASVAAGRYSAPSDSTAPDINGVAPKANIYDVRVLGDTGFGTISDAIEGIQWVIYHAKEYNIRVLNISLAAGSAESALTDPLCVAVRSATAAGITVVVAAGNFGKNLVGQEMYGVISSPGNDPSVITVGSVNNLGTTTRGDDAINGFSSRGPTRGSYIDAAGVRQVDNLLKPDLVAPGNKIVGAAATKSTALTWNFLANTFKSLLVTPLGITATLTETKMLLSGTSIAAPAVSGTVALMLQANPGLTPPLIKAILQYSAQPLPGANLLQQGAGLLNVDGAVTLAKSLRTDINTAVEAGSIASGASLLAAGKVMPAATSTINGQTFNWSRIVYAGGNQVLSGSALFTKFQPIWDHRLVWARHLAGRHTVTYWPGTNYVKSITMAAASNQSLVTGGVVSANLLLGSSSSLRKSGAFTPTSSLSTWLLSGSGFTYGSGVILTEGVILSEGVILTEGVILTEGVILTEGVILTEGVILTEGVILTEGAVLGER is encoded by the coding sequence ATGACCTCACTAAGTAACCTGTTCTTCCGTTCCGTCCGTGCCCATGGGCTGGTGCCCGTTGCTTCGGGTGCGCGTGTCTCCACGCAAGAAGCGCGCGGGCTCCACATCACCGCATCAGGCAAGGCGCTTGCGGCAATGCTGACGGCCACGGCGATACTGTTTACCGGCGCGGGATTCAATACGGTTCATGCGGAGGGCTGGGGCCGCAAAGTAGGCGCCAAGATCGCGAAGGATCTGGATGCCGAAATCAGCAGCAGCCGATCGGGCAATTCCAGGTGGGCGCGCGACGTCAATGGTGCGAAACAGGTCCAGGTCATCATCGTTGGGGATCGTTCCGACCCGGACATGTCCGACCTGCGCGCGAAGGTGCTGCAACTTGGCGGCTCCGTGCACGCGTTCTTTCCGTCCTTGCCGGCCATTACCGCGCAGGTCAAATCCAGCCAGGTACGGATGCTTTCGCAACGCGACGATGTGCTCAGCGTGTCGCCCAATCGCGAGACCCAGCGCACCTTCAGCGCGCTCGAATCCATTACCGGCGCCCTCACCAGCAACGTCCGCACCTATAGCTCCAAGACCGCCTATACCGGCCTCGACGGCAGCGGTGTCGGCATCGCCATTCTCGATTCCGGCGTCATGAGCAAGCACGATGCCTTTGACAATGGCCTGGACCGCGTCAAGCGCAACGTCAACATGTTGAACGGCAATCTCGCCAATTGGATCAACGGCAGCGGTGCCACGTCGCTGCAACCCGGCAGCCTGGCGCTTAACAACTACGAGGCTTCCATCGCCGCCGATATGGTTTACACCCAGGACGGCTACGGTCATGGCACCCACGTCGCATCCGTCGCCGCTGGGCGCTATTCCGCGCCTTCGGACAGCACCGCGCCCGATATCAACGGCGTTGCGCCCAAAGCCAATATTTACGACGTACGGGTACTGGGCGACACCGGCTTCGGCACGATCAGCGATGCCATCGAAGGCATCCAGTGGGTGATCTACCACGCGAAGGAATACAACATCCGCGTGTTGAATATCAGCCTCGCCGCAGGCTCGGCCGAATCCGCCCTGACCGATCCCCTTTGCGTGGCCGTCCGCAGCGCCACCGCTGCCGGCATCACCGTCGTGGTGGCTGCCGGCAACTTCGGCAAGAACCTCGTCGGGCAAGAAATGTACGGCGTGATCAGTTCGCCAGGCAACGACCCGTCGGTGATCACGGTCGGCTCGGTTAACAATCTCGGCACGACGACGCGCGGCGACGACGCCATCAACGGCTTCAGTTCGCGCGGCCCGACCCGCGGTTCCTACATCGACGCCGCCGGCGTGCGCCAGGTCGACAACCTGTTGAAGCCTGACTTGGTGGCGCCGGGCAACAAGATCGTCGGCGCCGCGGCCACGAAAAGCACCGCACTCACCTGGAATTTCCTCGCCAATACGTTCAAGAGCCTGCTGGTGACGCCGCTGGGTATCACGGCAACCCTGACCGAAACCAAAATGCTGCTGAGCGGTACGTCGATCGCTGCCCCGGCCGTCTCGGGCACGGTCGCGCTGATGCTGCAAGCCAATCCGGGACTTACGCCACCTTTGATCAAGGCGATCCTGCAATACTCGGCCCAGCCGTTGCCGGGCGCCAACCTGCTGCAACAGGGTGCGGGCTTGCTCAACGTCGATGGTGCGGTCACATTAGCCAAGTCGCTGCGCACGGATATCAATACCGCGGTTGAAGCCGGCAGCATTGCGTCCGGCGCGAGCCTCCTTGCCGCCGGCAAGGTCATGCCCGCCGCCACGTCAACCATCAACGGCCAGACGTTCAACTGGAGCCGCATCGTCTATGCAGGTGGCAATCAGGTCTTGAGCGGAAGTGCACTGTTTACCAAATTCCAGCCGATCTGGGATCACCGTCTGGTGTGGGCCCGCCATCTTGCAGGGCGTCACACGGTGACCTACTGGCCCGGCACCAACTATGTCAAGTCGATAACCATGGCAGCCGCGTCGAACCAGTCACTCGTGACCGGTGGCGTGGTAAGTGCAAACCTCTTGCTCGGCTCGAGTTCTTCCCTCAGGAAATCGGGCGCGTTTACACCGACCTCGTCACTCAGCACCTGGCTGCTGTCGGGAAGCGGTTTCACCTACGGCAGCGGCGTGATCCTGACCGAGGGTGTCATTCTCAGCGAAGGCGTGATCCTGACAGAGGGTGTGATCCTCACCGAAGGCGTGATTCTCACCGAAGGCGTGATCCTGACGGAAGGCGTGATCCTGACCGAGGGCGTGATTTTGACGGAAGGCGCAGTGCTCGGCGAGCGCTGA
- a CDS encoding EAL domain-containing protein yields the protein MHDYNIYARAYWWTIAGIGYVLLADALIFVSAMPNQTILQIALAIAFVATVAFFPVKIPGTKLSVAAGEIFIFLALLLFGVEAAAIAAAIEGAIGAVRLSKRWTSWFGTPAMAAIAVSISGFGFIAVRNMLDQHDMLNGAAYLLLLTVFAVVYCALTNLLPSMLLALKRGERLDVEALFKDHNWMAVAHVCSAAIAGLLYYAGAKFGVWVAFAASPTIVLSLSSAHFLFARANAEREAQAALLDVAKQESQRAQAHAAEIQRSQARFHGAFTNAAIGMALVSAKGAILQVNPAVCKMLGYYESELLGSGLGTIMPPQDFELLLGDIARISKAATSAIERELFCIDKHGEAIGVAFSVAYFGDGTNDPDLIVQMQDIRERKEAEAKLLRIAFHDTLTGLPNRVYFRDQLTKALARVKRDENARFALMFLDFDRFKSVNDSLGHGAGDELLTGFATRIKGVVRSTDTVARLGGDEFAVLVEEVTSDERVIDLARRIQDTFRAPFCIEGTNITSSASIGIAFGSGKYESPDDVIRDADLAMYKAKTSGKARYAVFDSSLHDRAAAELQLENELRRAINVGELRIHYQSQHELGNRTLCGYEALVRWAHPKRGLLYPGTFLPIAEETGLIVPLGKWVIEQVCQQMKIWRESPQGQSLRVSINVSGREIRQESFATFLFAQLAANDVPANLVTIELSERALIEGHQSGANTLATLRAAGVSINIDDFGTGFSSLSHLTSLPIDGIKIDRTFVQQAGEAREAREIIRAITSLGRALDKRVHAQGIETEAQWRVMQELGVDIGQGNLSSPPVTANEIDLLMSSSRLIRSAR from the coding sequence ATGCACGATTACAACATTTACGCACGCGCCTACTGGTGGACCATTGCCGGTATCGGTTATGTATTGCTGGCCGACGCGCTCATCTTCGTCAGCGCAATGCCCAACCAGACAATTTTGCAAATCGCGCTGGCCATTGCTTTCGTCGCCACGGTTGCTTTCTTCCCGGTAAAGATTCCCGGAACCAAGCTATCGGTTGCGGCCGGCGAGATCTTCATCTTCCTGGCGCTGCTGTTGTTTGGCGTGGAAGCCGCGGCCATCGCCGCCGCCATCGAAGGCGCGATTGGCGCGGTGCGATTGTCCAAACGCTGGACAAGCTGGTTCGGCACGCCGGCCATGGCGGCCATCGCGGTATCGATCAGCGGCTTTGGTTTCATCGCCGTTCGCAACATGCTCGATCAGCACGACATGCTCAATGGCGCCGCGTACCTGTTGCTGTTGACCGTATTCGCGGTCGTTTACTGCGCCTTGACCAATCTGCTGCCGTCCATGTTGCTGGCGCTCAAGCGCGGCGAACGGCTGGACGTGGAAGCGCTGTTCAAGGATCACAACTGGATGGCGGTAGCGCACGTTTGCAGCGCCGCCATTGCCGGCCTTCTCTACTATGCCGGCGCCAAGTTCGGTGTCTGGGTGGCATTCGCCGCGTCGCCGACGATCGTGCTGTCGCTCTCGTCCGCGCACTTCCTGTTTGCGCGCGCGAATGCCGAGCGCGAGGCGCAAGCGGCGCTGCTGGACGTCGCCAAGCAGGAATCGCAACGCGCCCAGGCGCACGCGGCCGAGATCCAGCGCAGCCAGGCGCGGTTCCACGGCGCGTTCACCAACGCCGCGATCGGCATGGCGCTGGTTTCAGCCAAGGGCGCGATCCTGCAGGTCAATCCGGCGGTCTGCAAAATGCTGGGATACTACGAGTCCGAACTGCTCGGCAGCGGGCTCGGCACCATCATGCCGCCGCAGGATTTCGAGTTGCTGCTCGGCGACATCGCCCGAATCAGCAAGGCGGCCACCTCGGCGATAGAGCGCGAACTGTTTTGTATCGACAAGCATGGTGAGGCGATCGGTGTGGCGTTCAGCGTCGCCTATTTTGGCGACGGCACCAACGATCCGGACCTGATTGTGCAAATGCAGGACATTCGCGAGCGCAAGGAAGCGGAAGCCAAGCTGCTGCGGATCGCGTTTCACGACACGCTGACCGGCTTGCCGAATCGTGTGTACTTTCGCGACCAGCTGACAAAAGCGCTTGCCCGCGTCAAGCGCGACGAGAATGCGCGGTTCGCGCTGATGTTCCTCGATTTCGACCGGTTCAAATCCGTCAACGATAGCCTGGGCCATGGCGCGGGCGACGAATTGCTGACCGGCTTCGCCACCCGCATCAAGGGCGTGGTGCGCAGCACCGACACCGTGGCGCGACTCGGCGGCGACGAATTCGCGGTGCTGGTCGAGGAAGTCACGAGCGATGAGCGTGTCATCGATCTCGCCAGGCGGATTCAGGACACGTTCCGCGCGCCGTTTTGCATCGAAGGCACCAACATCACCTCGAGTGCCAGCATCGGCATCGCATTCGGCAGCGGCAAGTATGAATCGCCCGACGACGTGATACGCGACGCGGACCTGGCCATGTACAAGGCCAAGACATCGGGCAAGGCGCGTTATGCGGTATTCGATTCGAGTCTTCACGACCGCGCGGCGGCCGAGCTGCAGCTTGAAAATGAATTGCGCCGCGCGATCAACGTCGGCGAACTTCGTATCCACTACCAGTCGCAGCACGAACTCGGCAACCGCACCCTGTGCGGCTATGAAGCGCTGGTACGCTGGGCACACCCGAAGCGCGGGTTGCTCTATCCCGGGACCTTCCTGCCAATTGCCGAGGAGACGGGGCTCATCGTTCCGCTCGGCAAATGGGTGATCGAACAAGTGTGTCAGCAGATGAAGATCTGGCGCGAGAGTCCGCAGGGACAGTCGCTGCGCGTGTCGATCAACGTCTCGGGCCGCGAAATCCGCCAGGAGAGTTTTGCCACCTTTCTGTTCGCGCAACTTGCCGCCAACGACGTGCCGGCGAATCTGGTGACCATTGAGCTAAGCGAACGTGCGCTCATCGAGGGGCATCAATCCGGCGCCAATACGCTCGCCACGCTGCGTGCCGCCGGCGTGTCCATCAACATCGATGACTTCGGCACCGGCTTTTCGTCCCTGAGCCACCTCACCAGTCTGCCGATTGACGGCATAAAGATTGACCGCACGTTTGTCCAGCAGGCGGGCGAGGCCCGGGAGGCCCGGGAAATCATTCGCGCCATTACCTCACTCGGTCGCGCCCTGGACAAGCGCGTACATGCGCAGGGCATCGAAACCGAAGCGCAGTGGCGCGTCATGCAGGAGCTCGGCGTCGATATTGGCCAGGGAAACTTGAGCTCGCCACCCGTCACCGCCAACGAGATCGACCTGCTGATGTCCAGCAGCCGCCTGATCCGCAGCGCACGCTAG
- a CDS encoding cupin domain-containing protein — MELIRKQDIDTFSNSAVRSRQLIFPENSNSKRITVTRVTLPPGAKNPPHRHATSEQVWVALHGTGRLLLDDDATAVFAAGDVVRFEDNEYHGIENTGTLEFEYISITSPPLNFRSAYEKMWSDGSEP; from the coding sequence ATGGAACTCATCCGAAAACAAGACATCGATACTTTCTCCAACTCCGCAGTCCGATCACGACAACTGATCTTTCCGGAAAACTCAAACTCAAAACGCATCACCGTCACCCGCGTCACGCTGCCACCGGGTGCGAAGAATCCGCCGCATCGGCACGCCACTTCCGAGCAAGTCTGGGTGGCGCTACACGGAACGGGCCGGTTGCTGCTGGACGACGACGCAACAGCGGTATTCGCGGCGGGTGACGTGGTCCGCTTCGAAGACAACGAGTATCACGGCATCGAAAACACCGGCACGTTGGAATTCGAATACATATCCATCACATCGCCGCCGCTGAACTTTCGCAGTGCGTACGAGAAAATGTGGTCGGACGGGTCAGAACCGTAG
- the hslU gene encoding ATP-dependent protease ATPase subunit HslU, with protein MTPKEIVSELDKHIVGQAAAKRAVAIALRNRWRRSQVPEPLRNEITPKNILMIGPTGVGKTEIARRLARLADAPFLKVEATKFTEVGYVGRDVDSIIRDLAEIAIKQAREHEAHKVRSLAGDNAEERVLDVLLPQARNFDFYNKADADNTDDSSTRQKFRKMLREGKLDDREIEIEISATPASMEIFGPPGMEELTQQIQGMFHNMGQTRKKTRKLNVKEAMKLLIDEEAMKLVNDEETKIGAIKNVEQNGIVFIDEIDKIASRSEMQGADVSRQGVQRDLLPLIEGTTISTKYGMIKTDHILFIASGAFHLSKPSDLIPELQGRLPIRVELSSLSIEDFEAILTNTDACLTKQYQALLQTEDVTVEFPPETVRRLAEIAFAVNEKTENIGARRLYTVMEKLLEEVSYDPASRGSKFVVSAEYVNEKLGELAKSEDLARYVL; from the coding sequence ATGACACCCAAAGAAATTGTCAGCGAACTCGACAAACACATCGTCGGCCAGGCCGCCGCCAAGCGCGCCGTCGCCATTGCGCTGCGCAATCGCTGGCGCCGCTCGCAGGTACCCGAGCCGCTGCGTAACGAAATCACGCCCAAGAATATCCTGATGATCGGGCCGACCGGTGTGGGCAAGACCGAGATCGCGCGGCGGCTGGCGCGGCTGGCCGATGCGCCCTTTCTCAAAGTGGAAGCCACCAAGTTCACCGAAGTTGGCTATGTCGGTCGCGATGTAGATTCCATCATTCGCGACCTCGCTGAAATTGCCATCAAGCAGGCGCGCGAGCACGAGGCGCACAAAGTGCGCAGCCTTGCCGGGGACAATGCGGAGGAACGGGTGCTCGATGTGCTGCTTCCGCAAGCACGCAATTTCGATTTTTACAACAAGGCCGACGCCGACAATACCGACGATAGCAGCACCCGCCAGAAATTCCGCAAGATGCTGCGCGAAGGCAAGCTCGATGATCGCGAGATCGAAATAGAAATCTCCGCCACGCCGGCCTCGATGGAAATCTTCGGCCCGCCGGGCATGGAAGAACTCACCCAGCAGATCCAGGGCATGTTCCACAATATGGGACAAACCCGCAAGAAGACCCGCAAGCTCAACGTCAAGGAAGCGATGAAGCTCCTGATCGACGAAGAAGCGATGAAGCTGGTCAACGATGAAGAGACCAAGATCGGCGCAATCAAGAATGTCGAGCAGAACGGCATTGTATTCATCGATGAAATCGACAAGATTGCGAGCCGATCCGAGATGCAGGGCGCGGATGTGTCGCGCCAAGGCGTGCAGCGCGACCTGCTGCCGCTGATCGAGGGCACGACTATCTCCACCAAGTACGGCATGATCAAGACCGATCACATCCTGTTCATCGCCTCCGGCGCCTTTCACTTGTCCAAACCCTCGGACCTGATTCCCGAATTGCAGGGCCGCCTGCCGATTCGCGTTGAACTTTCATCGCTGTCGATCGAGGATTTCGAGGCCATCCTCACTAACACCGACGCCTGCCTCACCAAGCAGTATCAGGCGCTGCTGCAAACCGAAGACGTGACGGTGGAATTTCCGCCGGAAACGGTGCGGCGCCTGGCCGAAATTGCCTTTGCCGTGAATGAGAAAACCGAAAACATCGGTGCGCGGCGCTTGTACACGGTGATGGAAAAGTTGCTGGAAGAAGTTTCGTACGATCCCGCTTCGCGCGGCAGCAAGTTCGTGGTGTCGGCGGAATATGTGAACGAGAAGCTGGGCGAACTGGCGAAGAGCGAGGATCTGGCGAGGTATGTGCTGTAG
- the hslV gene encoding ATP-dependent protease subunit HslV has product MEPEQFHGTTIISVRRGDKVAMGGDGQVTLGNIVVKATARKVRRLHKDQVLAGFAGATADAFTLFERFEAKLDKHQGHLMRSAIELAKDWRTDRILRRLEAMLTVADRTSSLIITGTGDVLEPELGLLAIGSGGAYAQAAAQALLQNTDMPPAEIIKKALTIAGEICIYTNQNHTIEILE; this is encoded by the coding sequence ATGGAACCTGAACAATTTCACGGCACCACCATTATTTCCGTCCGTCGCGGTGACAAAGTCGCCATGGGCGGCGATGGCCAGGTCACGCTCGGCAACATCGTCGTCAAGGCGACCGCGCGCAAGGTCCGGCGCCTGCACAAAGACCAGGTGCTGGCCGGATTCGCCGGCGCCACCGCGGATGCCTTCACCCTGTTCGAGCGCTTCGAAGCCAAGCTCGACAAGCATCAGGGTCACCTGATGCGTTCCGCCATCGAACTCGCCAAGGATTGGCGCACCGATCGCATCCTGCGCCGCCTCGAAGCCATGCTCACGGTGGCCGACCGCACCAGTTCATTGATCATCACCGGCACGGGCGACGTGCTTGAACCTGAACTGGGATTGCTGGCGATCGGCTCGGGCGGCGCTTATGCGCAGGCTGCCGCGCAGGCGCTACTGCAAAACACCGACATGCCGCCGGCCGAGATTATCAAGAAGGCCCTGACCATTGCCGGCGAGATTTGCATCTATACCAACCAGAACCATACGATCGAGATTCTCGAGTGA
- a CDS encoding anti-sigma factor antagonist, translating into MISSGGFSSEQLSPDSNSFPALYEAAILYSADCYEGAEATLKDHLKTKDGKDSIRTWLMLFDLYQLTHNRPEFDNLSMLFSVKFERSPPVWADSADTSDPRRKEKRERKDFFSLKPAFDGALLGEIDKFEAFATKMGTGRIGLDKVTAMLPEEAELFSIVFQRLRRSKIPIWFNGIDEFAAMLKNSINEAAGESLANSLGYWSLLFELYILDGKLNEYEELGLEYAVAFEVSPPPWDVVVRPSGQDGANHLLESTTTSTAVYSGFPLKGVISASNKEMLQQLSVYASSHQEVLVDMSNLMRIDFAVAGQFFETIRAIHLAQKRVILSNLNELTAALLEVFGMTKHAILMRKKAA; encoded by the coding sequence ATGATAAGTTCAGGCGGCTTTTCCAGCGAACAACTTTCCCCGGACTCGAACAGCTTTCCCGCGCTCTACGAAGCGGCGATTCTGTATTCCGCCGATTGCTACGAAGGCGCCGAGGCAACCCTCAAGGATCACCTGAAAACCAAGGATGGCAAGGACAGCATCCGCACCTGGCTGATGCTGTTCGACCTGTACCAGTTGACGCACAATCGTCCGGAGTTCGACAACCTGTCGATGCTCTTCAGCGTCAAATTTGAGCGTTCGCCACCGGTATGGGCGGATTCCGCGGATACGTCGGACCCGCGCCGCAAAGAAAAGCGCGAACGCAAGGATTTCTTTTCGCTGAAGCCCGCATTCGACGGCGCGCTACTCGGCGAAATCGACAAGTTTGAAGCCTTTGCCACCAAGATGGGGACCGGTCGCATCGGTCTGGACAAAGTCACCGCCATGCTGCCGGAAGAGGCGGAACTGTTCTCCATTGTTTTTCAGCGTTTGCGTCGCTCGAAAATTCCGATCTGGTTTAATGGCATCGATGAGTTCGCCGCAATGCTCAAAAATAGTATCAACGAAGCCGCGGGCGAGTCGCTGGCCAACAGCTTGGGTTATTGGTCGCTATTGTTCGAACTCTACATTCTCGATGGCAAGCTGAACGAGTATGAAGAGCTTGGGCTCGAATACGCGGTGGCGTTTGAAGTGTCTCCTCCGCCGTGGGACGTGGTCGTTCGGCCTTCCGGGCAGGATGGAGCCAATCATCTGCTGGAGAGCACCACAACCAGCACGGCGGTTTATAGCGGATTCCCGTTAAAAGGCGTGATCAGCGCCAGCAACAAGGAAATGCTGCAACAGCTATCCGTTTACGCTTCATCCCATCAGGAAGTATTGGTCGACATGAGCAATCTCATGCGCATCGACTTTGCCGTGGCCGGACAGTTTTTTGAAACCATACGCGCCATTCATCTCGCCCAAAAGCGCGTCATCCTCTCCAATCTGAACGAGCTGACCGCGGCGTTGCTGGAAGTTTTTGGCATGACCAAGCATGCCATCCTGATGCGCAAGAAGGCGGCTTGA
- a CDS encoding DUF3299 domain-containing protein: MVAATTSIFFFVFLSVALAGNATAAAPEAPKIADEQLYSYIGKDPLPPGTIAWQLLRQVKVVEEKKAGKTTLRPEFSAQIRELDKQQVKVYGFVLPLTTAVKQSHFLLSPLPTHCPYCVSQGPDSMIEVVAKMPLEFSPWDAIVVSGRLELVNDSSLYYRLTGAELAKN, translated from the coding sequence ATGGTCGCGGCCACCACTTCAATTTTTTTCTTCGTGTTTCTCTCCGTCGCCCTTGCGGGCAATGCCACAGCCGCCGCCCCCGAAGCCCCCAAGATCGCCGACGAACAACTCTATAGCTACATCGGCAAGGACCCGCTGCCACCGGGCACTATTGCCTGGCAGCTGTTGCGTCAGGTGAAGGTGGTGGAGGAAAAGAAAGCGGGCAAGACTACCCTGCGCCCGGAATTCAGCGCGCAAATCAGGGAACTCGACAAGCAGCAGGTCAAAGTCTACGGCTTCGTCCTGCCGCTGACGACCGCCGTCAAGCAGTCGCATTTCCTTCTTTCCCCGCTGCCCACCCATTGCCCATACTGTGTTTCGCAAGGGCCCGATTCAATGATTGAGGTTGTTGCCAAAATGCCGCTGGAGTTTTCTCCATGGGATGCAATTGTGGTTTCAGGGCGCCTTGAGCTGGTGAATGATTCTTCGTTGTATTATCGATTGACCGGCGCTGAATTGGCCAAGAACTGA
- a CDS encoding ABC transporter permease → MNALAIALPLALAYLRERLLATLLNILLLALGIATIVALLLTLTQAEERMDRDAAGIDLVVGAKGSPLQLVLSSVFQVDVPTGNIPLAEATLISAESAVKRAIPLALGDSYRAFRIVGTRPDYLELHAAAVETGRMWAKPMEVLLGAEAAARTGLKLGQSFAGTHGLTDGGGAHPNQPFEVVGILKPTGAVIDRLILTPVESIWAVHAHGDAGKTEHADAEKEITALLIQYATPMAAASFPRRVNAISGLQAAAPAMEISRLFALLGFGVTALKLFAGIMMLCAGLGIFIGLMNALDERRADLALLRVLGASRGTVFLTILAQGFALGVAGVILGLLLGHVGAEWIGQTVANVHRVQLTGLVWANAEFRVIGAALGLALAAGLFPAWRAYRDAMPELLGRA, encoded by the coding sequence ATGAATGCGCTGGCGATCGCACTGCCGCTCGCTCTCGCTTATCTGCGCGAACGCCTGCTCGCGACGCTGCTTAATATTCTCCTGTTGGCTCTCGGCATCGCGACCATCGTCGCCCTGCTGCTGACTCTGACGCAGGCCGAGGAACGCATGGATCGCGATGCGGCCGGCATCGATTTGGTGGTCGGTGCAAAAGGCAGCCCGCTGCAACTGGTTCTGTCCTCGGTTTTTCAGGTTGATGTCCCGACCGGAAATATCCCGCTCGCCGAGGCAACCCTCATCAGTGCCGAATCCGCCGTCAAGCGGGCGATCCCGCTGGCGCTGGGCGACAGTTACCGGGCCTTTCGCATCGTCGGCACGCGTCCCGACTACCTTGAACTCCACGCCGCCGCCGTTGAGACCGGTCGAATGTGGGCCAAGCCGATGGAAGTGCTGCTTGGCGCGGAAGCGGCAGCGCGCACCGGGCTGAAGCTGGGGCAATCGTTTGCCGGGACCCATGGCCTAACCGATGGCGGCGGCGCCCACCCCAATCAACCATTTGAGGTCGTCGGTATCCTCAAGCCCACCGGCGCGGTGATCGATCGCCTCATCCTCACCCCGGTGGAAAGCATCTGGGCCGTGCACGCGCATGGCGATGCAGGCAAAACCGAACATGCCGACGCGGAAAAAGAAATCACCGCGCTACTGATTCAGTACGCCACGCCGATGGCCGCCGCCTCGTTCCCGCGACGCGTGAACGCCATCAGCGGGTTGCAGGCCGCCGCGCCGGCGATGGAAATTTCCCGCCTGTTCGCCTTGCTCGGTTTCGGGGTGACCGCATTGAAGCTGTTCGCCGGCATCATGATGCTGTGCGCGGGCTTGGGCATTTTCATCGGCCTCATGAACGCCCTCGATGAACGCCGCGCGGATCTGGCCTTGTTGCGGGTGCTCGGCGCGAGTCGCGGCACGGTGTTTCTCACCATTCTCGCCCAGGGGTTCGCGCTGGGCGTCGCGGGAGTTATACTTGGCCTCTTGCTGGGTCATGTTGGCGCGGAGTGGATCGGTCAGACGGTTGCAAATGTCCACCGTGTGCAACTCACCGGGTTGGTGTGGGCCAACGCGGAATTCCGGGTGATCGGCGCGGCGCTCGGGCTGGCATTGGCGGCAGGATTATTTCCCGCGTGGCGCGCTTATCGGGATGCCATGCCAGAACTTTTGGGCCGCGCGTGA
- a CDS encoding ATP-binding cassette domain-containing protein yields MMVEITGLRAGYDGRAVLVLDHFLVAAGQHTLVLGPSGSGKTTLLNIVSGIALPMAGEIRVNGASLNGLTASDRDHFRGGHIGFVMQRLHLISALTVEANLQLAQKLAGIPVDDKRIHAILDTLGIGDKRHAWPRQLSQGEAQRVAISRAVMNRPALILADEPTAALDDANCAAAINLLFNQAVEHGATLLVATHDQRIKSRFTQVLELRS; encoded by the coding sequence ATGATGGTGGAAATCACCGGCCTCCGGGCCGGCTACGATGGCAGGGCGGTGCTGGTGCTCGACCACTTTCTGGTTGCGGCCGGACAACACACGCTTGTGCTGGGGCCTTCCGGTTCGGGCAAGACCACGCTGCTGAATATTGTGTCGGGTATCGCGCTGCCGATGGCGGGCGAGATCCGCGTCAATGGCGCCAGCCTGAACGGACTTACGGCCAGTGACCGGGACCATTTTCGCGGCGGGCACATCGGCTTCGTCATGCAACGGCTGCATCTGATCTCAGCGCTCACCGTCGAGGCAAATTTGCAGCTTGCGCAAAAACTGGCAGGGATTCCCGTTGATGACAAACGCATTCATGCCATTCTCGACACATTGGGGATTGGTGATAAACGGCACGCCTGGCCACGCCAGCTTTCGCAGGGCGAAGCGCAGCGTGTCGCCATTTCGCGCGCGGTGATGAATCGTCCCGCACTGATCCTCGCCGACGAGCCGACGGCAGCGCTTGACGATGCCAATTGCGCGGCGGCCATCAATCTGCTGTTCAATCAGGCGGTTGAACACGGCGCGACATTGCTGGTGGCCACGCACGATCAACGCATCAAATCCCGTTTCACGCAAGTGCTGGAATTGCGTTCATGA